In one Shinella sp. PSBB067 genomic region, the following are encoded:
- the repB gene encoding plasmid partitioning protein RepB, with product MARKNVLSNLMNPAPEKLTPVNPVSEEPRQHVTYKGIGALGAVTRSIDALAAKADAAKEIEAKLTAGEVVIELEPDQIEESFISDRLVHSDQQFQELVEAMRVRGQDSPILVRPHPAKDGIYQIAFGHRRAKAARLLGRPVRAVVKVLTDRDHVIAQGQENSARADLSFLERATFAGELEARGFDRETIMAALSADKTTLSKMLSVVNRIPKAVRSGIGPALSIGRDRWHELATRFDDPANEDKAVEFLARERIKARSPEERFNLLGSHLARTDTLVVAKAAPATWRRKDGPVEASIKTNGRQYTIALKAAEAAAFGAYITRNLDRLYEAYRSENNQKSGD from the coding sequence ATGGCGCGCAAGAACGTTCTTTCCAACCTGATGAACCCGGCGCCGGAGAAGTTGACGCCGGTAAACCCGGTTTCGGAAGAACCGCGCCAGCACGTCACCTACAAGGGGATCGGTGCGCTCGGCGCCGTGACGCGCAGCATCGACGCGCTTGCCGCCAAGGCCGACGCCGCCAAGGAAATCGAGGCGAAGCTGACGGCCGGCGAGGTCGTCATCGAGCTCGAGCCCGACCAGATCGAGGAATCCTTCATTTCCGACCGTCTGGTGCATTCCGACCAGCAGTTCCAGGAACTCGTCGAGGCAATGCGCGTGCGCGGCCAGGATTCGCCGATCCTCGTGCGCCCCCATCCCGCAAAGGACGGAATCTACCAGATCGCCTTCGGCCACCGGCGCGCGAAGGCCGCCCGCCTGCTCGGCCGGCCCGTCCGCGCGGTGGTCAAGGTGCTGACCGACCGCGACCACGTCATCGCCCAGGGCCAGGAGAACAGCGCGCGGGCGGATCTTTCCTTCCTGGAGCGGGCGACCTTCGCGGGAGAACTGGAAGCGCGCGGCTTCGACCGCGAGACGATCATGGCGGCGCTCAGCGCGGACAAGACGACCCTTTCGAAAATGCTGTCGGTCGTGAACCGGATACCGAAGGCGGTCCGTTCCGGCATCGGTCCGGCGCTCTCCATCGGCCGCGATCGCTGGCACGAGCTCGCGACGCGTTTCGACGACCCCGCCAACGAAGACAAGGCCGTGGAGTTTCTGGCGCGCGAGCGTATCAAGGCCCGTTCGCCGGAAGAGCGCTTCAACCTTCTTGGCAGCCATCTGGCGCGGACGGATACGCTCGTGGTCGCCAAGGCGGCGCCGGCCACATGGCGGCGCAAGGATGGGCCGGTCGAGGCCAGCATCAAGACCAACGGCCGCCAGTACACGATCGCGCTGAAAGCGGCGGAAGCGGCCGCCTTCGGCGCCTACATCACCCGTAATCTGGATCGCCTCTACGAGGCGTACCGCTCTGAAAACAATCAGAAATCAGGAGATTGA
- a CDS encoding ABC transporter permease: MSYENVNSTLGADFRLAARPRTAPARVGRLSAALSPFVARYGIVLGFLALWQISSTQGWVNPSVFPPLDTILAALWDSISSGALVDDIAISLQRSGIAFLAAVAIGVPLGLVMGQVRVVEQALDPLLQFFRQTSALALYPVFILLLGLGETSKVFVIFWATLFPLLLATIGGVKEVDTKLIEMARTYGASRFTIFRRVVLPASVPAIFVGLRLSATTALLLLIAAEMIGANKGIGFQVMNAQYNFQIPLMFAAILLLALLGLAANAVLVLLQRKLCRWSQPAA; the protein is encoded by the coding sequence ATGTCCTATGAGAACGTCAACTCCACCCTCGGCGCGGATTTCCGCCTGGCCGCGCGTCCACGTACGGCGCCCGCCCGGGTCGGACGGCTGAGCGCCGCCCTGTCGCCCTTCGTCGCCCGCTACGGCATTGTGCTGGGCTTCCTGGCGCTCTGGCAGATCTCGAGCACGCAGGGCTGGGTCAACCCCTCCGTCTTCCCGCCGCTCGACACCATCCTCGCCGCGCTGTGGGACAGCATTTCCAGCGGCGCGCTCGTCGACGACATCGCGATCAGCCTCCAGCGGTCCGGCATCGCCTTCCTCGCGGCCGTCGCCATCGGCGTCCCGCTCGGCCTCGTCATGGGGCAGGTGCGCGTCGTCGAGCAGGCGCTGGATCCGCTGCTGCAGTTCTTCCGCCAGACGTCCGCGCTCGCACTCTATCCCGTCTTCATCCTGCTGCTCGGGCTCGGCGAAACGTCGAAGGTCTTCGTCATCTTCTGGGCGACGCTCTTTCCGCTTCTGCTTGCGACCATCGGCGGGGTGAAGGAGGTCGACACCAAGCTCATCGAGATGGCGCGAACCTATGGGGCGAGCCGCTTCACCATCTTCCGCCGGGTGGTGCTACCGGCCTCGGTTCCCGCCATCTTCGTGGGCCTGCGCCTGTCGGCCACCACGGCGCTCCTGCTCCTCATCGCCGCCGAGATGATCGGCGCGAACAAGGGCATCGGCTTCCAGGTGATGAACGCCCAGTACAATTTCCAGATCCCGCTGATGTTCGCGGCGATCCTGCTGCTCGCCCTGCTCGGCCTTGCCGCCAATGCCGTGCTCGTCCTTCTCCAGCGCAAGCTCTGCCGCTGGTCGCAGCCGGCCGCCTGA
- a CDS encoding flavin reductase family protein, with amino-acid sequence MNAHIENTHFNIRGTVPPDHPADADTLKAALRTLGGGVSIITAGEGETRTGATVTSATALSVEPARMLVSLNRTSSTWPVVERYGHLGINIVGPAHETLADQFAGRGGLRGPDRYRGAEWTTAISGAPLLVDAVAAIDCTVEEAIERHSHVIVIGKVQAIRIGTGHSLLYQDGRYHAVPR; translated from the coding sequence ATGAATGCCCATATCGAGAACACGCATTTCAACATCCGCGGTACGGTGCCGCCGGACCATCCGGCCGATGCCGACACCCTGAAGGCTGCGCTGCGCACGCTGGGCGGCGGGGTCAGCATCATCACGGCAGGGGAGGGGGAGACGCGAACGGGCGCCACCGTCACCTCCGCGACCGCGCTCTCCGTCGAGCCGGCGCGCATGCTCGTTTCCCTCAACCGCACCTCCTCGACCTGGCCCGTCGTCGAGCGATACGGCCATCTCGGCATCAACATCGTCGGCCCCGCCCATGAGACGCTTGCCGACCAGTTCGCCGGCCGTGGCGGCCTGCGCGGTCCCGATCGTTACCGCGGCGCGGAATGGACCACCGCCATCAGCGGCGCGCCCCTGCTGGTCGATGCCGTCGCGGCCATCGATTGTACCGTCGAGGAAGCCATCGAGCGGCACAGCCATGTGATCGTCATCGGCAAGGTGCAGGCGATCCGCATCGGCACCGGTCACTCGCTGCTCTATCAGGACGGCCGCTATCACGCCGTGCCTCGGTAA
- a CDS encoding RidA family protein has translation MAENNAPFFIEDTDEGEISSDVAGLGNLLMTTHIPLRADGSLETGDIRTQSVATLESLKASLEKAGSSLADVIHLTIYLTDMADRPAFNEVYCSFFRKPYPVRCAVGVSALADPGMKVEVTAMAARRGSF, from the coding sequence ATGGCCGAAAACAACGCACCCTTCTTCATCGAGGATACGGACGAGGGCGAGATTTCGTCCGACGTCGCGGGCCTGGGCAACCTCCTGATGACGACACATATTCCGCTTCGCGCGGACGGTTCGCTGGAAACGGGTGACATCAGGACGCAGAGCGTCGCCACGCTCGAAAGCCTGAAAGCCTCGCTGGAAAAGGCCGGCAGCAGCCTCGCCGACGTCATACACCTGACGATCTATCTCACCGACATGGCCGACCGTCCCGCCTTCAACGAGGTCTACTGCAGCTTTTTCAGGAAGCCCTATCCCGTCCGCTGTGCCGTCGGCGTCAGTGCGCTCGCCGATCCCGGCATGAAGGTGGAGGTGACGGCCATGGCCGCGCGGCGCGGGTCTTTCTGA
- a CDS encoding replication-associated recombination protein A, translated as MTDLFDAAPRTGSMPLAAELRPATLDDVIGQEKVIGPGTMLRRRIAAGRLGSIILYGPPGLGKTSIARAIGNMLGKNFRPLHAAHNNVADIRKIADEARMRPTLLFADEVHRFSATQQDHLLALCEEGVADFIGATTGNPYHTLTPALISRSSILKLEPLAIEEMEEVVRRGLHHLAARGIEVTLEPALLRRIAGRSGGDARRALTVLESLAVGHAPGAPVVISEAMVEEAYAAAPVNHDRSGDAHYDVVSAFVKSMRGSDPDATLYWLARLVHGGEDPRYIARRIMIHASEDVGLADNTALQTAVAALHAVEKIGYPEAQIVLAHAALHVARAPKSNSACRGISLALAHVANEVPSAVPMHLRDTHYKGAAALGHVGYAFPHDDGRGWSDQAYAPDVPRGAFYQSDARDAATFERRADEHWEQVTGRPTPARFAGKR; from the coding sequence ATGACCGATCTTTTCGATGCCGCGCCGCGCACCGGCTCCATGCCGCTCGCCGCGGAACTGCGCCCGGCGACGCTGGACGACGTGATCGGCCAGGAAAAGGTCATCGGCCCCGGCACGATGCTGCGCCGGCGCATCGCCGCGGGAAGGCTCGGCAGCATCATCCTCTACGGCCCGCCGGGACTCGGAAAGACGTCCATCGCCCGCGCCATCGGCAACATGCTGGGCAAGAACTTCCGCCCGCTGCACGCCGCCCACAACAATGTCGCCGACATCCGCAAGATCGCGGACGAGGCGCGCATGCGGCCGACGCTGCTCTTCGCGGACGAGGTGCACCGCTTCAGCGCCACGCAGCAGGATCACCTTCTGGCGCTCTGCGAGGAGGGCGTCGCGGACTTCATCGGCGCCACGACGGGCAATCCTTACCACACCCTGACCCCCGCTCTCATTTCGCGCTCCTCCATCCTGAAGCTGGAACCGCTCGCCATCGAGGAGATGGAAGAGGTGGTCCGGCGTGGCCTGCATCACCTTGCGGCACGCGGCATCGAGGTCACGCTGGAGCCGGCGCTGCTGCGCCGCATCGCCGGCCGTTCCGGCGGCGACGCCCGGCGCGCGCTGACCGTTCTGGAAAGCCTTGCGGTCGGGCACGCGCCCGGCGCACCGGTCGTCATCAGCGAAGCCATGGTCGAGGAGGCCTATGCGGCCGCCCCCGTCAACCACGACCGTTCGGGCGATGCGCATTACGACGTGGTCTCGGCCTTCGTGAAATCCATGCGCGGTTCCGATCCCGACGCGACGCTCTATTGGCTCGCGCGGCTCGTCCATGGCGGCGAGGACCCGCGCTATATCGCTAGGCGGATCATGATCCACGCCTCAGAGGACGTCGGCCTTGCCGACAACACCGCGCTCCAGACCGCCGTCGCGGCGCTGCATGCGGTCGAGAAGATCGGCTATCCCGAGGCGCAGATCGTGCTGGCCCATGCGGCCCTGCACGTCGCCCGCGCGCCGAAATCCAATTCCGCCTGCCGCGGCATTTCGCTGGCGCTCGCCCATGTGGCGAACGAGGTGCCATCCGCCGTGCCGATGCATCTGCGCGATACGCATTACAAGGGCGCAGCGGCGCTCGGCCATGTCGGCTACGCCTTCCCGCATGACGACGGGCGCGGCTGGAGCGACCAGGCCTATGCGCCGGACGTGCCGCGCGGCGCCTTCTACCAGAGCGACGCGCGCGATGCCGCCACCTTCGAGCGGCGCGCCGACGAGCATTGGGAACAGGTGACCGGCCGGCCGACTCCGGCCCGCTTTGCCGGAAAACGCTGA
- a CDS encoding LLM class flavin-dependent oxidoreductase, protein MTRKIRLGAFLPGGGQHIASWRHPDQPADGATSLDFHRQLAQTAERGLFDAYFLADNLAIGFGGAREGGNARVAGFEPVTLFSALAPFTKNLGFIATASTTYEEPYNTARKFASLDLISGGRAGWNVVTTTGDPTAQNFNRETQLPHAARYRRAGEHVEAVKKLWDSFEDDAFIRDKESGVFYDPEKLHESEHRGEHFQVRGPLNVPRSPQGHPVIVQAGQSDDGRGLAAATAEVIFTAHQHIETAQEFYRDIKARARGLGRNPDHILVMPGVAPFVGRTQEEAREKYERLTSLILEEDGVGLLNGLTGGTLDLRGYDVDGPLPPAPPTEGMKSRQALIRQIADENNFSIRQLYQWVATARGHFTIVGTPETIVDTLQEWFENEAADGFNILPPWLPTALDDFVDLVIPELQRRGLFRTAYEGATLRENLGLPFPVNRWAGARNAVQAAE, encoded by the coding sequence ATGACACGCAAGATCAGGCTTGGCGCATTCCTTCCGGGCGGCGGGCAGCACATCGCCTCGTGGCGGCATCCGGACCAGCCGGCCGACGGCGCAACCAGCCTCGACTTCCACCGGCAACTCGCCCAGACGGCCGAACGCGGCCTCTTCGACGCCTATTTCCTGGCCGACAACCTCGCCATCGGTTTCGGCGGGGCGAGGGAGGGCGGCAACGCCCGCGTCGCGGGCTTCGAGCCGGTGACGCTCTTCTCCGCGCTCGCGCCCTTCACGAAGAACCTCGGCTTCATCGCCACGGCATCCACCACCTACGAGGAGCCGTACAACACGGCCCGCAAATTCGCCTCGCTCGACCTCATTTCGGGAGGCCGGGCCGGGTGGAACGTCGTCACGACGACGGGCGATCCGACCGCGCAGAACTTCAACCGCGAGACCCAGTTGCCGCACGCCGCGCGCTATCGCCGCGCCGGCGAGCATGTCGAGGCGGTCAAGAAGCTCTGGGACAGCTTCGAGGACGACGCCTTCATCCGTGACAAGGAGAGCGGCGTCTTCTACGATCCGGAAAAGCTGCACGAGAGCGAGCATCGCGGCGAACATTTCCAGGTGCGCGGGCCGCTCAACGTTCCCCGCTCGCCCCAGGGCCATCCGGTCATCGTGCAGGCGGGCCAGTCGGATGACGGGCGCGGGCTTGCCGCGGCCACGGCCGAGGTGATCTTCACCGCCCACCAGCACATCGAGACGGCGCAGGAATTCTACCGCGACATCAAGGCGCGCGCCCGGGGCCTTGGCCGCAACCCGGACCACATCCTCGTCATGCCGGGCGTCGCCCCCTTCGTCGGCCGCACGCAGGAGGAGGCACGCGAGAAATACGAGCGCCTGACCTCGCTGATCCTCGAGGAAGACGGCGTCGGGCTTCTCAACGGCCTGACCGGCGGGACGCTCGACCTGCGCGGCTACGACGTCGACGGCCCGCTGCCGCCCGCCCCGCCCACCGAAGGCATGAAAAGCCGGCAGGCGCTCATCCGCCAGATCGCCGACGAGAACAATTTCTCGATCCGCCAGCTCTACCAGTGGGTCGCCACCGCGCGCGGGCACTTCACCATCGTCGGCACGCCCGAGACGATCGTCGATACGTTGCAGGAATGGTTCGAGAACGAGGCCGCCGACGGCTTCAACATCCTGCCGCCGTGGCTGCCGACCGCGCTCGACGACTTCGTCGACCTGGTGATCCCCGAGCTCCAGCGCCGGGGCCTGTTCCGCACCGCCTACGAGGGCGCGACGCTGCGCGAAAACCTCGGCCTGCCGTTCCCCGTCAACCGCTGGGCCGGCGCGCGCAATGCCGTCCAGGCCGCCGAATAG
- a CDS encoding ABC transporter ATP-binding protein — translation MSLSAETVRGEVAIRHLSKSYTLDGRPLPVLSDVNLNIRSGESLAIVGASGSGKTTLLRILAGLENADGGEVLIDGRAVEGVGAERAVIFQEPRLLPWLTVLENVAFGLDTRGVGRAEAKNRARRYVQLVGLQAFENAYPRQLSGGMAQRVGIARALAVQPEILLLDEPLGALDAMTKIGMQQELTRIWRDEDVTTILVTHDLEEAVYLADRILILPREKNAAPRLIEIDLPRPRDRSSPEFVRHREELLNLFGLH, via the coding sequence ATGAGCCTTTCCGCCGAAACCGTGCGCGGAGAGGTGGCGATCCGTCACCTCTCCAAGTCCTACACGCTGGACGGCCGGCCGCTGCCCGTCCTCAGCGACGTGAACCTGAACATCCGCTCCGGCGAGAGCCTTGCCATCGTCGGGGCCAGCGGATCGGGAAAGACGACGCTGCTGCGCATCCTCGCCGGGCTGGAGAATGCCGATGGCGGCGAGGTGCTGATCGACGGCAGGGCCGTGGAGGGCGTCGGCGCCGAGCGCGCCGTCATCTTCCAGGAGCCGCGGCTCCTGCCCTGGCTGACCGTGCTGGAAAACGTTGCCTTCGGCCTCGACACGCGCGGCGTCGGCCGTGCGGAAGCAAAGAACCGGGCGCGCCGCTATGTGCAACTCGTCGGCCTTCAGGCCTTCGAGAACGCCTATCCGCGCCAGCTCTCGGGCGGCATGGCGCAGCGCGTCGGCATCGCCCGGGCGCTGGCGGTGCAGCCGGAGATCCTGCTGCTCGACGAGCCGCTCGGCGCGCTCGACGCCATGACGAAGATCGGCATGCAGCAGGAGCTGACGCGCATCTGGCGCGACGAGGACGTGACGACCATCCTCGTCACGCACGACCTCGAAGAGGCGGTCTATCTTGCCGACCGCATCCTCATCCTGCCGCGCGAGAAAAACGCCGCGCCACGGCTCATCGAGATCGACCTGCCGCGCCCCCGCGACCGCAGCTCGCCCGAATTCGTGCGCCACCGCGAGGAACTGCTGAACCTCTTCGGCCTGCATTGA
- a CDS encoding ABC transporter substrate-binding protein, with product MTFHSRKLLLSAALFLGLAGAASAEEVKLRYLASQGGLSAHELAAELGYFEGTGITLENVGYAAGGPASLIALASGDVEIGSAATSAVLNSIIGGNDFVAAYPSNGINKEVESIFYVLEDSPIKDIKDIAGKSIAVNTLGAHLDYTIREALHSVGLPSDSANQVVVPGPQLEQVLRSGQVDISAFGYWQTTFEGAARKNGGLRAVFGDTDVLGEIAGGFVVLRRDFVKAHPEAAKAFVEQSARALDYAREHPEETRQLLAKALKERGENPDIAQYFRGYGVRAGGLPVERDVQFWIDVLVREGKLKEGQLAAKDVLYTPDTATN from the coding sequence ATGACCTTCCATTCCCGCAAGCTCCTGCTTTCCGCAGCCCTCTTCCTCGGCCTTGCCGGCGCGGCCTCCGCAGAGGAGGTCAAGCTGCGCTATCTTGCAAGCCAGGGCGGCCTTTCCGCCCATGAGCTGGCCGCCGAGCTCGGCTATTTCGAGGGCACCGGCATCACGCTCGAAAATGTCGGCTATGCCGCGGGCGGCCCGGCCTCGCTGATCGCGCTCGCCTCCGGCGACGTGGAGATCGGCAGCGCGGCGACCTCGGCCGTGCTCAACTCCATCATCGGCGGCAACGACTTCGTCGCCGCCTATCCCTCCAACGGCATCAACAAGGAGGTGGAGTCGATCTTCTACGTGCTGGAAGACAGCCCCATCAAGGACATCAAGGATATCGCCGGCAAGAGCATCGCGGTGAACACGCTGGGTGCCCATCTCGACTACACGATCCGCGAGGCGCTGCACTCCGTCGGCCTGCCGTCGGATTCGGCAAACCAGGTCGTCGTGCCGGGTCCGCAGCTCGAACAGGTCCTGCGTTCCGGCCAGGTCGACATCTCGGCCTTCGGCTACTGGCAGACCACCTTCGAGGGCGCGGCCAGGAAGAACGGCGGCCTGCGCGCGGTCTTCGGCGACACGGACGTGCTCGGCGAGATCGCCGGCGGCTTCGTGGTGCTGCGCCGCGACTTCGTGAAGGCGCATCCCGAGGCCGCCAAGGCCTTCGTGGAACAGTCCGCCCGCGCGCTCGACTATGCCCGCGAGCATCCGGAGGAAACCCGCCAGCTCCTCGCCAAGGCGCTGAAGGAGCGCGGCGAGAACCCGGACATCGCGCAGTATTTCCGCGGCTACGGCGTGCGCGCCGGCGGCCTGCCGGTCGAGCGGGACGTGCAGTTCTGGATCGACGTGCTCGTCCGCGAGGGCAAGCTGAAGGAAGGCCAGCTTGCGGCGAAGGACGTCCTCTACACGCCCGACACCGCAACGAACTGA
- the repA gene encoding plasmid partitioning protein RepA, producing the protein MFGQAISEVDQLIIGQAHELSDKLKQHRLEMFPPVAQKTLRQFQLSEAAHFLGVTSGYLRNLSLESKGPLPQVTPSGRRSYTAEQLQEMREYLEQNSRGQRYVPRRRGTEHLQVIAVVNFKGGSGKTTTTAHLAQNLALTGHRVLAVDLDPQASLSAIHGFQPEFDVNENETLYGAIRYDDQRRPLKEIIRKTNFPGLDIVPGNLELMEFEHDTPRILAQGNSGDYGRIFFARLDEALSSVADDYDVVVIDCPPQLGFLTMSAICGATAVLITVHPQMLDVMSMCQFLQMLGEVLNTLKSAGGNMNLDWLRYLVTRYDPADGPQTQMVAFMRSLFKQHVLTNPMVRSVAIADAALTNQTLYEVDRSQFTRATYDRALESMEAVNAEIVDLIHKAWGR; encoded by the coding sequence ATGTTCGGACAGGCAATTTCCGAGGTCGATCAACTGATCATCGGGCAGGCGCACGAACTGTCAGACAAGTTGAAGCAGCACCGGCTGGAGATGTTCCCGCCCGTTGCGCAGAAGACCCTGCGCCAGTTCCAGCTGAGCGAGGCTGCCCACTTCCTCGGCGTCACCAGCGGCTACCTGCGCAATCTTTCGCTCGAATCCAAGGGGCCGCTGCCGCAGGTCACGCCGTCCGGCCGCCGCTCCTATACGGCCGAGCAGTTGCAGGAAATGCGCGAGTATCTGGAACAGAACAGCCGCGGCCAGCGCTATGTGCCGCGGCGGCGCGGAACCGAGCATCTGCAGGTCATCGCGGTGGTGAACTTCAAGGGCGGCTCGGGCAAGACGACGACGACGGCGCATCTGGCGCAAAATCTCGCGCTGACGGGGCACCGCGTCCTTGCCGTCGATCTCGACCCCCAGGCCAGCCTTTCGGCGATCCACGGCTTCCAGCCGGAATTCGACGTCAACGAGAACGAGACCCTCTATGGCGCGATCCGCTATGACGACCAGCGCCGACCGTTGAAGGAGATCATCCGCAAGACGAATTTCCCGGGCCTCGACATCGTGCCCGGCAATCTCGAGCTCATGGAGTTCGAGCACGACACCCCGCGCATTCTCGCGCAGGGCAATAGCGGCGACTACGGCCGGATCTTCTTCGCGCGGCTCGACGAGGCGCTTTCGTCCGTGGCCGACGACTACGACGTGGTGGTGATCGACTGCCCGCCGCAGCTCGGCTTCCTGACGATGAGCGCCATCTGCGGCGCCACCGCGGTGCTCATCACCGTTCATCCGCAGATGCTCGACGTCATGTCCATGTGCCAGTTCCTGCAGATGCTGGGCGAGGTGCTGAACACGCTGAAGAGCGCCGGCGGCAACATGAACCTCGACTGGCTGCGCTACCTCGTCACCCGCTACGACCCGGCCGACGGCCCGCAGACGCAGATGGTCGCCTTCATGCGCTCGCTGTTCAAGCAGCATGTTCTGACCAACCCGATGGTGCGAAGCGTCGCCATCGCGGATGCGGCGCTGACCAACCAGACGCTCTACGAGGTCGACCGCAGCCAGTTCACGCGGGCGACCTACGACCGCGCGCTGGAATCCATGGAAGCGGTCAACGCGGAAATCGTCGATCTCATTCACAAGGCATGGGGGCGTTGA